CTGCAGCCTGAGTGAGCCTGAGACAGAACTACACTTCCTCACCAGATGTGAGAAATATCAAAACATCAGGGaaatatatttcaataaaattaatttaataactaAAGGTTTTCTACAGCTCTCAGGTGAAGACAAATTATCTGTCCTACTGGGGAGGACACTAGGACCTGTGAGCTGGTAGCAGCCTATGTTGCTGCCTGCCATCaactgagggacagggacatgaactgagggacagggacagctgtctgcaccttgttgttgtttgtttgtttgttaatttGTATATTACCTGTTTATATCATtgttcaaattaattaattgattgaaattattttgtattttattttatttaatcgatatttatgaatgtaattattgtaaaaaaaaaagattcatcaTTTGAATATGCTTTGGCAACATGTGCAGTGTtacgtcatgccaataaagccatttgaattgaattgaattgagagagagagagagagagagagaaaaatgatgGATAGTGACCTTTCATTCATTCCAGGATCAAAAACAGGAAGAATGTGAAATACCATAAACCTAAGATGGTAAAAGGTGAGGGTCaaccaagacctacacactaccaagacctacacactacccaGACATACACACTACccagacctacacactaccaagacACCCTAAAGACACCCTAATAATTAAAGACACAGATGtgagttcttttttttgttatgaagtTTCCTCTATAAAACCTCCCTGGTCAAGACCTGGACAGCATCACTTGGGgtaatacaatatattgtattaaCAAGTTTAGATTCAAGGAAAGACAGAGGTTCTGTAGGACATCTGAAACTCAAATGTGTCCACCAGTTTTAGTCGTCATCAGGCTGACAACCCACAGTAGTCATCATGGTAAAAAGTGTTATTAAGTTTTctcaaagtctggtgttttatggagaaaaaaagCCTGAACTACAGGATTCTCTctattattgtagatttgttAAAAAGGAAAAGTAGTAGGAAGAAATTCCCCAAACTTCCAGTTATCTAACAGCATTTTAAACATGGGCTTTTTTCTTTGCTCAGATAATGAAACGAAGAAGCTCTTTCACCCCAACAGATATGTGTTTGAGGCTTTGGAGCTCTGAACAAACTGGAAAAGGAGAACACTACATAGACTTGACTCTTTCTATGTTGTTGTCTTTAGTCAAAGAGTGTTAAACTGAATCAAAAACCAACATCTCTGCCGACACCAACGTCAAACAGACGCGAGTGTCAGAAACAACTTTATATACAGCtttgccagacacacacacacacacacacacacacacacacacacacaaagcatccTATTGGACGATTGCATCCTTCAGTAATCAGGCCGTCATCTGTGTCAGCTGTAGCTCCACCTGTCTTCACTCTGGAAGTAATCAGTGGCGTCTGGTGATCCACCTCATTGTGGCTCTTGTAATGCATCTTACACAAAAATCCAAGAGATTTGATTAATACACACTTTAAATCAATCTCATGTATtgcaacaaacaaaataaatgcacataaagaaagagatgtaaatatgtaaagaaagagATGTAGAGTCCATGTGGCAAGACGGTTTCGTTCATGTAtccaaaacagtttaaaaagccataaatccacaacagttgttgtgtttaaagctgcatgatACGGTTTGAATGAAGAACAAACAATGGTCCCGTTTGTGTGCTCTCCAGGTTGCTCAGAGAATCACCAAAGCACCACAGCTGTGGTTATACAGAGGAGACAACAAGCCCAGTGGAAATAAAACGTTCTGAACACGGTGTAGAAACAAGTGTTGAGCGTATCGTCAGAGGAATAATACGAGCTGAAGTGGAGAAAAAGAGCGTTCTTCTATCAGTATGTGGGGAAAGAAGTTGGAATTTGTATTCAATATATGAACTTGTGATTGTGTTCAATAACTATGATAACAAAATCCTCATGTCACAACTAATAAGTTATGTTACCTTTtagttttaatctttttttagattgttttttaacagagactgactgactctaaacatgaacactggactttgtggtgtttcaggaggaaaactgCCTCAGTTATTCTCTCCTAGTCACATTTACTCCTtcagctttgtatgataccctggaaaaaagacaagcaaagacttagttcattcttgtttattgattatagaaaccttcagtttgttcacacatcccatcagtaaagtctgctaaatgactcttgttcagtgatttcacgtacagattcattttcatccacacaatcagtttgtttgagcagaatctcagcgatgtaacagagaataatgatttccttattgattatgatcatgataattacagtttcattaaacatcttaggatctcgtttgtacgtcgatctggacgacaacatttagtctgcccaacaaataaatgtgattctagatatctttacaaaaagtggtgagaacagaatatctatgataagaaataaatcactagaccttcctttaagacccgtgcagtggaagagaaacaacaacacacacacacacacacacacacacacacacacacacacacacacatacacacatatatatacaaatattcatcaaacatttagagcacagagaagtttacattttcatgcagagaaatatcagttcagttgaacaaagatcatcatgagcagtgaaacagacacaggaaggagccacctgaagacactcacacatttacagaaccgccgccattttggactgaaaacacttcttatattcatattttgttgttcaacaccggccattttggtagaatgtgacaatagaatagaaataatgtgaatttgtggctaaattgttacacaaataatcagtggtcatgtctatcatgttttgtgaacagttttttccacttatatcttaatgtttgattgaaagacaacttataatgatcaaattgcattcagtaatagtaaatggtgacatttactagtcagtatattatacattttatacaaggtgtaaatgtatcatcatgacatacagtctgcaggttaaaagtatttcagcttgttattaaagcatgtgtatcaaaagcattcatcatataagtggtgtgtaacaatatatacatacttacaaagttgatgtcatcactgatgttgttgctgccgtgtttattcctagatggagtgttgatggagcagctacaatgttagcatagcctggcactgatcgatccggactccgttcagaaaacaagcattttaaaagttgtttgcttgctgtgttgcggacagacccgacaaagcatgaattcactctttttacaaatcaacatcataatgtcgttatttcggcatcattttgatccgtttattgatattaaatcacagcacagtgtgtttattttgggttcataccgcagtagcgacgtgtggcttgctaatgTGCTTcctgcttggtgtgaatgcacggtggtaacacaatacgaagcacaacgtaacgtaacttaaactactataaacaatagcacatgcacaacaacagcacgatgtaatgattcaatgaaccgctgacacaatccccagaaaacataaacactgaactgttctccagcttttcatttagaaagagcaacaaCCAATGAGGAACCTGCAACAGTCGCTGatgaatcctgtaacttcatcactcagtcagtcagtcagtgacacactttagtgtttgtagggctggtcctctgcggtccagacacaaatcagctctgcagcaacaatgatggacaccagagaagtttaagagttaaaacactgaatttaacccttaaatgacttctgtctatttcagtttacacaactcagcagtgacTCCATCATAACCAAAAAGCctaagtccagcatagagaggctcagtgaatgtggtctggactctgtggaggagagtcatggtttcagagacgctgtagaaggacagaatacctgcactgtgatccaggtacactcctactctggaggactgaggacctgagacgggggttTTGATATTGTTGTACCGAAATATATAACTGTTTTGGCTACAAACTAACGCCCAAGATTTATCATTGTTtccaaacacacattcaatccccccccctgctctcctgatactcttgtatgcgactgctacataaactcctgtccctctcctctccacctcccagtaacaacgtccagtcagactctctctactcaggacctgataacatccagtgaatctgtctgggtgactaggataagactgttgttgtttcattaatgttgcttttctgttcccctcagataataacagctgtgtgtgtgctgtgtttggatccagtgtgatttcccgtgaatattttaagaatccagctctggtcttgggctctggttgtgacagtaaaacatccacttcagtcactgtctgtgagacgtttgtccatttctctctcagaacgtcctgtagtttatctctgacttctgacacagccgccgtcacgtcctcaaagtagctcagaggacggatattgatgctggatgtagattcagtgagtggtgacagtgaggggtagttaAGAAGAAACTGGtagtgatcctctgtgtgtgacagcagcttcatctcagcgtctctcctcttcagctcagtgatctcctgctccagcttctcctgaagctctttgactcgactcacttcactttcctgctgggatctgacctgctgcttcagatcacagcttcttttccccatgagacggatcagctcggtgaagatcttctcactgtcctccactgctttatcagcggagcgattgacagcctccacctcctgttggagcagcttcacatctttctctctgtcctggatcctctgctggatgttgagtcgactcacctccagctctctctgcctctcggtcctttctgctgcagctgagacggtgtcgtggcctttatgttcatccacagagcagagataacagatacactgctgatcagtacgacagaacatcttcatcacctcgtcgtgacgagagcagatgttctcctggagcttcttggagggctccaccagcttgtgtttctttaacggagccacatcataatgaggctggaggtggttctcacagtaagaggccagacacaccagacaggacttgaaggctttcagtttcctcccagtgcagacatcacaggccacatcttcaggtccagcatagcagtgatcagcaggagcagcttggagtccagtcttcttcagttcctccactaaaactgctaacatggtgtttttcagcaggacaggcctcggtgtgaaggtctgcctacactgagggcagctgtagatcttcttctcatcctctccatcccagaagcttttaatacagttcatgcagtagctgtgtccacaggaagtagtcaccggatccttcagtagatccagacagatcgaacaagagaatgactctctctccagctgaactcctttctgcgccatttcacctctcagtagcaacgactgtctgagtttcacttcctgagaaccgacactagtttgagctctgatgtaatcatcatgtgttatgttggttacacccaccttcaaactgtcgatctgaaggggagggaacaaggaaataagaGGACCGAGTGTAGCagtctgtgtttgagagcaggaagaggagggaggagttatcAAGCTGTGATTCATTCCAGGACGAGGAGCAGCACGACTGACTAcgtcccaaatcacatacttttcctttttccttctagtacactgcagctgcctttacaaagtacgtacagttgcatgcagtatgaatacaatatatctgctgtgcagaggattgtgggtcagaacagccagaaaagcatgctggcttccatactgtaaaatgtgaccagatgtagtgggacatcctggtatttttggcacactgcatttgacatactatgtattgggacataag
This portion of the Sebastes fasciatus isolate fSebFas1 chromosome 1, fSebFas1.pri, whole genome shotgun sequence genome encodes:
- the LOC141777611 gene encoding tripartite motif-containing protein 16-like: MAQKGVQLERESFSCSICLDLLKDPVTTSCGHSYCMNCIKSFWDGEDEKKIYSCPQCRQTFTPRPVLLKNTMLAVLVEELKKTGLQAAPADHCYAGPEDVACDVCTGRKLKAFKSCLVCLASYCENHLQPHYDVAPLKKHKLVEPSKKLQENICSRHDEVMKMFCRTDQQCICYLCSVDEHKGHDTVSAAAERTERQRELEVSRLNIQQRIQDREKDVKLLQQEVEAVNRSADKAVEDSEKIFTELIRLMGKRSCDLKQQVRSQQESEVSRVKELQEKLEQEITELKRRDAEMKLLSHTEDHYQFLLNYPSLSPLTESTSSINIRPLSYFEDVTAAVSEVRDKLQDVLREKWTNVSQTVTEVDVLLSQPEPKTRAGFLKYSREITLDPNTAHTQLLLSEGNRKATLMKQQQSYPSHPDRFTGCYQVLSRESLTGRCYWEVERRGTGVYVAVAYKSIRRAGGGIECVFGNNDKSWALVCSQNSYIFRYNNIKTPVSGPQSSRVGVYLDHSAGILSFYSVSETMTLLHRVQTTFTEPLYAGLRLFGYDGVTAELCKLK